AACTCCTCTCTATTCAGTCTTAGGCGGTATCTAAATACCATGAGAGGAATTACCTTACTCGAAATACTTGTTGCTCTAAGCATCTTCGGGCTGCTCGGCACATTTGGTGTCACGACGCTATCAGGATTTAAGAAAGCAATTGATCTCAGTGGAGCAGCAGATACAACAATTGCGATGCTTGAAGATGCGCGATCTCGCACCCGGTTTTCGAACGATCGTTCGCAATACGGTATTCACTTTGCGACAAACAGAGTGACACTCTTTCGCGGCGTGTCGTATGTGGAGGGGGCTCCAGAGAATGAGAGTACAACCCTACCGCAAACGGTTGAGATTTCTACCGTAACACTAACCGGAGGGGGTTCAGACGTTCTATTTGAAGTATTAACCGGAGAGGCAAATAAGACAGGTACCGTTATCATACGACTCAAAAGTGACGTTTCAAAAACACGCATCGTCGAGATACAACAATCCGGAGTTGCTGGAATACAATGAATTACTGGCGCATAGGAGCCACAACCGAACATGTTCGTTCAACATTTACTAAAAACCATACGCTATAGACCAAAGACTAAACAAGGGTTTGGTCTGTTGGAGATTGTCATTTCATCGGCCATCATCTCAGCTTCGCTCATCGCGCTCGTTACAGCAACCCAACTTTCGTACAGGGCAGTGGAAGAGGTTTTGCAAAGGACGCAAGCGGAGTTCCTCGCAGAAGAAGGCTTTGAAGCGGTGCGGGTATTGCGCGGGGCAGGATGGTCCCTTGTTATTACCCCGCTTATTAACGGAACGGTTTATTATCCAACGTTTGCTACCTCAACATCGGCCTGGTCACTCTCACTCTCTAATCCGGGCTTAATAAACAATCTTTTTACTCGCACTGTTGTTTTTGCGGCCGTGTGTCGGAAAAACGCTGATGATGACATTGTCGCTTGCAACGCTCCCGACCCACACTATACAGACACTGGCACACGAGAGGTGTTGTCCCGTGTGACATGGGGGGTGAATGAGGAGGTTGAATTCCAGGGCTACATTACAGATTTGTTTGATAACTAGTCTTCTAGGTATTGTTTTGGCGTGCATATCTATGCAAAAAAAAAGGCACAATCAAAGACACGAAGGAGTTTCCCTTATTGAGGCGGTAGTTTACGTCGCTATT
This portion of the Parcubacteria group bacterium genome encodes:
- a CDS encoding type II secretion system protein; the protein is MRGITLLEILVALSIFGLLGTFGVTTLSGFKKAIDLSGAADTTIAMLEDARSRTRFSNDRSQYGIHFATNRVTLFRGVSYVEGAPENESTTLPQTVEISTVTLTGGGSDVLFEVLTGEANKTGTVIIRLKSDVSKTRIVEIQQSGVAGIQ